Proteins from one Candidatus Methylacidiphilales bacterium genomic window:
- the metK gene encoding methionine adenosyltransferase produces the protein MPKRYIFSSESVGEGHPDKVCDTISDAVLDACLAQDRHSRVACETYAKSNIVIVGGEITTKAKLDYNAIVRNAIREIGYVNDDDVFHADKVFINNIITCQSPDIAQGVDARGAKGKKTAEQGAGDQGLMFGYACNETPELMPAPIMFAHRLGSELTRLRKAGKAKWLRPDAKSQVSVEYTDGKPTRITAVVVSTQHAADVEHDEIEKFVIEHVINKVLPKSMLTRETELLINPTGRFVVGGPQGDTGLTGRKIIVDSYGGMGRHGGGAFSGKDPSKVDRSAAYMGRYVAKNVVASGLADRCEVQFAYAIGHPDPVSVHIDTFGTAKVDEEKIIAAVLKTFNFKPAAIVKQLNLLRPIYSKTTNYGHFGKIKDLNSITWEKTDKAKTLAKLAK, from the coding sequence ATGCCCAAACGTTATATTTTCTCATCCGAGTCTGTCGGGGAAGGCCATCCCGACAAGGTCTGTGACACCATTTCCGATGCGGTACTGGACGCTTGCCTGGCCCAGGACCGGCATAGCCGCGTGGCCTGCGAGACGTATGCCAAGAGCAACATTGTCATCGTGGGCGGTGAAATCACCACGAAGGCCAAGCTGGATTACAATGCCATCGTCCGCAATGCGATCCGCGAGATCGGTTATGTGAACGACGACGATGTGTTTCACGCCGACAAGGTTTTCATCAACAACATCATCACGTGCCAGAGCCCGGACATCGCCCAGGGTGTGGATGCGCGCGGGGCCAAGGGCAAAAAGACCGCCGAGCAGGGCGCGGGCGATCAGGGGCTGATGTTTGGTTATGCCTGCAACGAGACGCCAGAACTGATGCCGGCGCCGATCATGTTTGCCCACCGCTTGGGCAGCGAGTTGACCCGGCTTCGCAAGGCGGGCAAAGCCAAATGGCTGCGCCCCGACGCCAAGAGCCAGGTTTCGGTGGAATATACCGATGGAAAACCCACACGCATCACGGCGGTGGTGGTTTCCACCCAGCACGCCGCGGATGTGGAGCATGACGAGATTGAAAAATTTGTCATCGAGCATGTGATCAACAAGGTCTTGCCGAAATCGATGCTGACCCGCGAAACCGAATTGCTCATCAACCCCACCGGGCGTTTTGTGGTCGGCGGCCCTCAAGGCGATACTGGATTGACAGGGCGCAAGATCATCGTGGACAGCTACGGCGGCATGGGCCGGCATGGCGGCGGCGCCTTTTCGGGCAAGGATCCGAGCAAGGTGGACCGTTCTGCGGCGTATATGGGCCGTTATGTGGCGAAGAATGTCGTGGCTTCGGGTCTGGCGGACCGTTGCGAAGTGCAATTTGCCTACGCCATCGGCCATCCCGACCCAGTCAGCGTGCATATCGACACGTTTGGCACGGCAAAGGTCGATGAGGAAAAAATCATCGCTGCGGTTTTGAAGACGTTCAATTTCAAGCCGGCTGCGATCGTGAAGCAGCTCAACCTGCTCCGTCCGATTTACAGCAAGACGACCAACTACGGCCATTTTGGAAAGATCAAAGATCTGAACAGCATTACCTGGGAAAAGACGGATAAAGCGAAAACACTAGCGAAGCTAGCCAAATAA
- the ahcY gene encoding adenosylhomocysteinase gives MTTATTKKSSADFKVKDLSLADWGRKEIEIAEQEMPGLVSIGRKYAAGKPLKGVRITGSLHMTIQTAVLIETLVDLGASVRWASCNIFSTQDHAAAAIAKAGVPVFAWKGETLEEYWWCTYQALAHPDGKGPELVVDDGGDVTLLIHKGYELEEGSDWVNTPSDAHEENVIKDLLKEVYRENPLRWHEIVKHWRGVSEETTTGVHRLYKLQEQGKLLVPAFNVNDSVTKSKFDNLYGCRHSLVDGLNRALDVMISGKVAVVCGYGDVGKGCAQSLRGQGARVIVNEVDPINALQAAMEGYEVTPIEDTLGRGDIYITTTGNVDVITIEHMAKMKDQAVVANIGHFDNEIQVDKLNAYPGIKRVNIKPQVDKYIFPGGHEIFLLAEGRLVNLGCATGHPSFVMSNSFSNQTLAQLDLWKNRDTYKPAVYILPKKLDEEVARLHLEKIGVKLTRLTQKQADYIGVPVDGPYKPEHYRY, from the coding sequence ATGACCACAGCTACTACGAAAAAATCATCGGCCGATTTCAAAGTCAAAGACCTGTCCCTGGCGGACTGGGGGCGCAAGGAAATCGAGATTGCCGAGCAGGAAATGCCAGGATTGGTGTCGATTGGCCGGAAATATGCGGCGGGCAAGCCCTTGAAAGGGGTGCGCATCACGGGATCGCTGCACATGACGATCCAGACGGCGGTTTTGATTGAAACCCTGGTGGACTTGGGCGCTTCGGTGCGCTGGGCCAGTTGCAATATTTTTTCCACGCAGGACCACGCCGCGGCGGCCATCGCCAAGGCCGGCGTGCCGGTGTTTGCATGGAAAGGGGAAACGCTGGAAGAATACTGGTGGTGTACCTATCAGGCGCTGGCCCATCCGGATGGCAAAGGCCCCGAACTCGTGGTCGATGACGGCGGCGACGTGACGCTCCTGATCCACAAAGGCTACGAGTTGGAGGAAGGCAGTGACTGGGTCAACACGCCCAGCGACGCCCATGAGGAAAATGTCATCAAGGATTTGTTGAAAGAAGTGTATCGCGAGAATCCGCTGCGCTGGCATGAAATCGTCAAGCATTGGCGCGGCGTGTCGGAAGAAACCACAACCGGCGTGCATCGTCTCTACAAGCTTCAGGAACAGGGCAAGCTGCTGGTGCCTGCTTTCAACGTCAATGACTCGGTCACCAAGTCGAAGTTCGACAACCTTTACGGCTGCCGCCACTCGCTGGTGGACGGCTTGAATCGGGCGTTGGATGTGATGATTTCAGGCAAGGTCGCCGTGGTCTGCGGTTATGGAGACGTTGGCAAAGGCTGTGCGCAGTCGTTGCGCGGCCAGGGCGCGCGCGTGATTGTCAACGAAGTCGATCCTATCAACGCGTTGCAGGCTGCGATGGAGGGTTATGAAGTCACACCCATCGAGGACACCCTTGGGCGGGGCGACATTTACATCACCACAACAGGCAATGTGGATGTCATCACCATCGAGCACATGGCGAAGATGAAGGATCAGGCCGTCGTGGCGAACATCGGACATTTCGACAATGAAATCCAGGTGGACAAGCTGAACGCCTATCCCGGCATCAAGCGGGTGAATATCAAACCGCAGGTGGACAAATATATTTTCCCGGGAGGCCATGAAATTTTCCTGCTGGCGGAGGGGCGTCTGGTCAATCTGGGCTGCGCGACCGGGCACCCGAGTTTTGTCATGAGCAACAGCTTTTCCAACCAAACGCTGGCGCAACTGGACCTGTGGAAAAACCGCGACACCTACAAGCCCGCGGTTTACATCCTTCCCAAGAAGCTCGACGAGGAAGTCGCGCGGCTGCACCTGGAAAAGATCGGCGTCAAGCTGACGCGGTTGACGCAGAAGCAGGCGGATTACATCGGTGTGCCGGTGGATGGTCCCTACAAGCCCGAGCATTACAGGTATTGA
- a CDS encoding 4-alpha-glucanotransferase, producing the protein MSQGTLTRQAGLFVPVFALRSRSDLGVGDTACLRELIQWCAETGFRVLQVLPINETSADNSPYNAISAHALDITTLGLSPGSIPGLTQEIFDALCPDDLRCRLREGPVAYRSVKKLKWTLCQAAFENFESMGGRGDAGWQKFSRVEADWLEEYTLFRASMERNGESPVWERWEPQHRSPALARIWLKSLPDAEREAFSKRIRFFSYVQWQLHRQWDELRGHADSRSVRLMGDIPFGISRHSADVWSRPGQFDLKWSGGAPPEPFFQPDEFTKVWGQNWGVPLYDWDAMASDNHDWWQRRVKHAARFFPVFRIDHILGFYRIYAFPWRPEENGIYAALTPDEAREKAGDLPRFFPSDDETEGGREMNRRQGEKLLQILKSAAGDSVVIGEDLGMVPVYVRPSLASLGISGFKIPVFERQESDHEYLNPAGYPELSVATFATHDHETMAGFWEGWWRDFETSQQIRAAGKSDPALEEKGKLSSWELYRTQRFAGLDDKELIRDYEPVVREALCRKLLGTASWLAVFMITDLFGMKIRFNVPGPVAESNWSERLPFEVQEISRDPGRAEIVEFIRREIKSSGRG; encoded by the coding sequence ATGAGCCAGGGAACTCTCACAAGGCAGGCCGGGTTGTTTGTGCCGGTCTTTGCCCTTCGTTCCCGTTCCGATCTGGGGGTGGGTGATACCGCCTGCCTGCGGGAGTTGATCCAGTGGTGCGCGGAAACCGGGTTCCGGGTTTTGCAGGTTTTACCGATCAACGAAACCAGCGCTGACAACAGTCCCTACAATGCCATCAGCGCCCATGCGCTTGATATTACCACGTTGGGGCTTTCCCCCGGAAGCATTCCGGGCCTGACCCAGGAAATTTTCGACGCTTTGTGTCCCGATGATTTGCGCTGCCGCCTGCGCGAGGGGCCGGTGGCGTATCGTTCCGTCAAAAAGCTAAAATGGACCCTATGCCAGGCGGCCTTTGAAAATTTTGAATCCATGGGCGGGCGCGGCGACGCGGGCTGGCAAAAATTTTCACGAGTGGAAGCCGACTGGCTGGAAGAATACACCTTGTTCCGGGCATCGATGGAACGGAACGGGGAGAGCCCGGTCTGGGAACGCTGGGAGCCGCAGCATCGTTCGCCGGCTTTGGCGCGGATTTGGTTGAAATCACTTCCGGACGCGGAACGCGAGGCCTTTTCAAAGCGGATTCGATTTTTCAGCTATGTCCAGTGGCAACTGCACCGGCAGTGGGATGAACTGCGCGGCCATGCCGACAGCCGGTCGGTGCGCTTGATGGGTGATATCCCGTTCGGGATCAGCCGGCACAGCGCGGACGTCTGGTCGAGGCCCGGACAGTTTGACTTGAAGTGGAGCGGAGGCGCGCCGCCGGAGCCTTTTTTTCAACCGGACGAATTCACAAAGGTCTGGGGGCAAAACTGGGGCGTGCCGCTTTATGACTGGGACGCAATGGCGTCTGACAATCACGATTGGTGGCAGAGACGTGTCAAGCATGCGGCGAGATTCTTCCCGGTCTTCCGGATCGACCACATTCTCGGATTTTACAGAATCTACGCCTTTCCGTGGCGCCCGGAGGAAAACGGCATCTATGCGGCGTTGACGCCGGATGAGGCGCGCGAAAAGGCCGGGGACCTGCCGCGATTTTTTCCATCGGATGACGAGACGGAGGGGGGGCGGGAGATGAACCGCCGACAGGGGGAGAAACTCCTGCAGATTTTGAAAAGTGCAGCCGGGGACAGCGTGGTTATCGGTGAGGATTTGGGAATGGTGCCGGTTTATGTGCGACCCTCGCTCGCGTCGCTTGGGATCAGCGGGTTTAAAATCCCGGTCTTTGAAAGGCAGGAATCGGACCACGAATATTTGAATCCGGCGGGCTATCCGGAGCTTTCGGTGGCCACCTTTGCGACGCACGACCATGAGACGATGGCGGGCTTTTGGGAAGGCTGGTGGCGGGATTTTGAGACATCGCAGCAGATCCGCGCCGCCGGCAAATCGGATCCCGCCTTGGAAGAGAAGGGGAAGCTTTCGTCCTGGGAATTGTATCGAACCCAGCGTTTTGCCGGTTTGGATGACAAAGAGTTGATACGTGATTATGAGCCTGTGGTGCGGGAGGCGCTCTGCCGGAAGCTGCTGGGGACTGCGTCCTGGCTGGCGGTTTTTATGATCACGGATTTGTTTGGCATGAAAATCCGTTTCAATGTGCCGGGGCCAGTGGCTGAAAGCAATTGGTCGGAGAGGCTGCCGTTTGAGGTCCAGGAGATTTCCCGCGATCCAGGACGGGCGGAGATCGTTGAATTCATCCGGCGCGAGATCAAGAGCTCAGGGCGGGGTTGA